In Streptomyces venezuelae, the sequence CCCGGCACCCGTCGAGGACACCCACTTCGGCCCGATCACCGTCCGCCAGGACGGCCAGGACCGCATCGAGGTCGAAGGCGAGGCCATTCCCCGCGTGACCCTGGAGCGCGCCCCTGCGGCCGAGGCGGACCCGCAGATCGCCATCGGCACCCGCGACCCGGCACACCTCACGATGCGGGTCGACGGCGCCGTCGTGGGGCTGCTGCCGGCGAAGGGCCGCCTGAGCAGGCACTCGTACCGGGTGGACGTGACGTACGACGGAGCGGACTACCGCCTGGTCCCGGACTCCGTCCCCAGCAGCCGGCTGACCCGCGACGGCGTGCACCTGGGCGACTTCTCCTCGGACGGTGACGAGATGGTCATCGTCGAATGGCGCGAGGACCGCGAGATCCGGCCGGCGGACGCCGCGATCGGCTACGCCCTGGCCTCGGCGTTCGGCACGGGTGCCCAGCCCATGTGGATGATGATCGTCGACGGCGTGACCAGCGCCCTCCCCTGAGCACGACCGGCAGGGCCGGCAGGGCCGGCAGGGCCCGGATCGAGCTGGCCCTGGCCGCACGGGCCCCGGCCGTATGGCGTGAGCGGGGGGTGGCTTGCGAGACTGCCGGGATGGAAGAGTTTCCCGCGTCACGTGTCGACGCGTACCTGCGGCGGATCGGGGCGGCCCGGCCCGGGTCGGCGAGTGCGGCGGCCCTGCGTGACCTGCACCTGCGGCACCTGCGGACCGTCCCGTTCGAGAGCCTTTCCATCCACCTGGGAGAGGAGATCGTGCTGGAGGGCGCGGCGCTGCTCGACAAGCTGCTGACGGGCGGCCGCGGCGGGTTCTGCTACGAGTTGAACGGTGCCTTCGCGCTGCTGCTGCGCTCCCTGGGCTACCGGGTGGAACTGCTGCAGGCCCGGGTGCACTCGCCCGAGGGCGGGCAGGGCATTCCCTACGACCACCTGGCGCTGCGCGTGGAGTGCGAGGACGGCCGCCCATGGCTGGTGGACGTGGGCTTCGGCGACCACAGCCACCTCCCGCTCGCCCTCGACGAGCACGGCGAACAGACCGACCCGGGCGGAGTGTTCCGGAT encodes:
- a CDS encoding arylamine N-acetyltransferase family protein, whose amino-acid sequence is MEEFPASRVDAYLRRIGAARPGSASAAALRDLHLRHLRTVPFESLSIHLGEEIVLEGAALLDKLLTGGRGGFCYELNGAFALLLRSLGYRVELLQARVHSPEGGQGIPYDHLALRVECEDGRPWLVDVGFGDHSHLPLALDEHGEQTDPGGVFRIVPAGGPEGDLDVLRDGVPRYRLETRPRVLSDFVTGAWWHSTSPASGFTRKPVCSLLTEAGRTTLSDHVLTVTADGARSERTLADDAEVLAAYRTHFGIDLPRVPVPLHPRP